GACGACGTCCGCCTCGCCCTCCCCGGCACCACCGCCCCCGCCTGACCCTGGGGGGTGACGTCCCGGCGCGCCTGCACGGTGAAGTCGACGTCGACTTCACCTCCCGGCACCCCTCCGGGGTGAAGTAGACGTCGACTTCACCTCCCGGCACCCCTTGGGGGTGAAGTAGACGTCCACTTCACGACCAGGCACCGCTGAGGGCCAGGGGGGCGTCAGGCCAGCAGGTCCCCGACCACCTCGGAGCCCAGCCGGAGCACGAGGGCGCCGACGACGACGAGGAAGACGACGCGGACGAAGCGGCTCCCCTTCGCCACCGCCGTCCGCGCGCCGAGGTAGCCGCCCGCGACGTTGGCGACGGCCATGAGGAGGCCGAGGCCCCAGACGACGTGGCCCTGCGGCACGAAGACGAGCAGCGCGCCGAGGTTGGTCGCGACGTTGACGAGCTTCGCCGTCGCCGTCGCCCGGAGGAAGGCGAGGCCCACGACGCCGACGAGCGCGAAGACGAGGAAGGTCCCCGTCCCGGGGCCGAGGAGTCCGTCGTAGCCGCCGATGGCGAGGCCCAGGGCCGCCGCGACGGCGACCTGCCGGCCGCCGTGGAGGCGCTGGTGCGACGTCTCCCCCAGGCGCGGCCGGGCCACGACGACGACGAGGACGACCAGCAGCGCCACGAGGACGAGCGGCGTCAGCGCCTCGCCGGGCAGCGAGGAGGCCAGGAGCGCGCCGACGGCGGCACCGCCGAGCGCGCCGACGACCATCGGCACCGCCACGGGCACGGGCGGCCGCTGCCCCGGCGGGGCGT
The genomic region above belongs to Pseudokineococcus lusitanus and contains:
- a CDS encoding TSUP family transporter, which produces MSAPAAVLAVGGPLGGVLPADLTVGTVLLLLLAALAAGWVDAVVGGGGLVQLPALLLVPGLSPVQALATNKLAGIAGTTTSAVTFLRHAPPGQRPPVPVAVPMVVGALGGAAVGALLASSLPGEALTPLVLVALLVVLVVVVARPRLGETSHQRLHGGRQVAVAAALGLAIGGYDGLLGPGTGTFLVFALVGVVGLAFLRATATAKLVNVATNLGALLVFVPQGHVVWGLGLLMAVANVAGGYLGARTAVAKGSRFVRVVFLVVVGALVLRLGSEVVGDLLA